In one window of Spartinivicinus marinus DNA:
- a CDS encoding CatB-related O-acetyltransferase, producing MANTKADKKHWSKVEYLHQTVTNPNIHIKGSHSYYSDAWSGRFEDTVVRYLYGDEYSQATWIPQWKIDQLFIGDYVCIGAEAVILMGGNHTHRMDWFSLYPFVDKIAESYQGKGDTVIGDGVWIGMRAMIMPGINIGEGAVIAANAVVTKNVPPYAVVAGNPAKVIKMRFSDDVIGSLLALAIYDWPEEKFVAMRRWVCTDNIEQLEAASIAYDNEKRV from the coding sequence ATGGCAAATACAAAGGCAGACAAAAAACACTGGTCAAAAGTTGAGTACCTTCACCAAACGGTTACCAACCCTAATATCCATATTAAAGGTTCACATAGTTATTACAGTGATGCTTGGTCAGGTCGCTTTGAAGATACTGTTGTTCGTTATTTATATGGTGATGAGTATAGTCAGGCAACTTGGATTCCCCAATGGAAAATAGATCAGCTATTTATTGGTGATTATGTTTGCATTGGTGCGGAAGCAGTTATTCTGATGGGAGGGAATCATACCCACCGGATGGATTGGTTTAGCCTTTATCCTTTTGTTGACAAGATTGCTGAGTCATACCAAGGGAAGGGTGATACAGTGATCGGTGATGGGGTATGGATTGGTATGCGAGCGATGATTATGCCAGGTATAAATATAGGTGAAGGGGCTGTGATTGCTGCCAATGCAGTAGTTACCAAGAATGTGCCTCCTTATGCTGTTGTCGCGGGTAACCCTGCAAAAGTAATTAAAATGCGGTTTTCTGATGACGTTATTGGTAGTCTGTTGGCTTTAGCAATATATGACTGGCCAGAGGAAAAGTTTGTTGCTATGCGTCGGTGGGTGTGTACTGATAATATTGAGCAGCTTGAAGCTGCTTCGATCGCTTATGATAACGAGAAAAGAGTCTAG
- a CDS encoding CheR family methyltransferase — MTIKVNNDYLGREFPMSDNDFAFIQKTAYNISGITLHKHKKNMIYGRLARRLRSLKLKNFSQYCDLLKKENNKEHKEFVNAITTNLTYFFREPHHFDFLKKTALPLIIRHHQHDKRIRIWSAGCSTGEEPYSIAIIMREMINPGWSAKLLATDVDSNVLNCARTGLYRPDQIKTISSERQKKWFSYSAHDNKVKVKKSVQKIITFNQLNLLHNWPMKGKFDIIFCRNVMIYFDRDTRNTLINRYVDILRPNGYLYIGHAENLHNNNHFKPLGYTIYQRVN, encoded by the coding sequence ATGACAATTAAAGTAAATAATGATTACTTAGGCCGAGAGTTTCCTATGAGCGATAATGACTTTGCTTTTATTCAGAAAACTGCTTATAACATATCCGGAATCACACTCCACAAGCATAAAAAAAACATGATATATGGCCGCCTTGCGCGTCGCCTGCGTAGTTTAAAACTAAAAAATTTTTCTCAGTATTGCGATCTACTTAAGAAAGAAAATAATAAAGAACATAAAGAGTTTGTTAATGCAATTACTACCAATTTAACTTACTTTTTCCGGGAACCCCACCATTTCGACTTTTTAAAAAAAACAGCACTTCCTCTAATCATCCGCCACCACCAACATGACAAACGAATCCGCATCTGGTCCGCAGGCTGCTCCACAGGCGAAGAACCTTACTCCATTGCCATTATTATGCGAGAGATGATCAACCCAGGGTGGAGCGCAAAACTTTTAGCCACCGACGTAGACTCAAATGTACTTAATTGTGCTAGAACTGGTCTGTATCGCCCAGATCAAATTAAAACCATCAGTAGTGAACGACAAAAAAAATGGTTCTCTTATTCAGCACATGATAACAAAGTAAAAGTGAAAAAGTCGGTTCAAAAGATAATAACATTTAATCAATTAAACCTTTTGCATAATTGGCCAATGAAAGGAAAGTTTGACATTATCTTTTGCCGAAATGTAATGATTTATTTTGATCGAGATACGCGAAATACGCTTATTAATAGATATGTGGATATACTAAGACCAAATGGTTATCTATATATCGGACATGCTGAAAACTTACATAATAACAACCATTTTAAACCCTTAGGCTACACAATATACCAACGAGTTAACTAG
- a CDS encoding bestrophin family protein, with protein MIKNKPFSFYTLLKGIGPELSIVFIYAIVVERIDELFKTIEIPVYLVSILGTFLSILCSFMLAQSYDRWWEARKIWGGIVNESRTLIRKVITFVGDDLAQHQHNIALRQIIWCHAMAQHLRYDKFTTVVLKYIEKENIDNHVPNTLLDLHYNEVNQLRNKRAINEIQQLQINKSLNLICDYMGQCERIKNTIFPISYKLIIKIGIYVFATILPVSINGLSAPIEIFISFMVPSLFLLIYELCDEIQAPFKNNPNSIPIENIAHKIQLNIEDMCHKKLLKHEYHEHKHYVI; from the coding sequence ATGATCAAAAATAAGCCTTTTTCATTTTATACGTTGCTTAAAGGGATCGGCCCGGAATTATCTATTGTATTTATATATGCGATAGTGGTTGAACGAATTGATGAGCTTTTTAAAACCATTGAAATTCCGGTATATCTGGTGTCTATTCTTGGTACGTTTCTCAGCATATTGTGTTCTTTTATGCTTGCCCAATCTTATGATCGCTGGTGGGAAGCAAGAAAAATATGGGGAGGAATTGTTAATGAGTCTAGAACCCTCATAAGAAAAGTGATTACATTCGTGGGTGATGATCTAGCACAGCACCAGCATAATATTGCATTAAGACAAATTATCTGGTGCCATGCGATGGCTCAGCATTTACGGTATGATAAGTTTACTACGGTAGTTTTAAAGTATATTGAAAAAGAAAACATTGACAATCATGTGCCTAATACATTGCTTGATTTACACTATAATGAAGTCAATCAGCTTAGAAATAAAAGAGCTATTAATGAAATACAGCAATTGCAAATAAATAAGTCGCTGAATCTTATTTGTGATTACATGGGGCAGTGTGAAAGGATAAAGAACACAATATTTCCTATCTCATATAAACTGATTATAAAAATTGGGATCTATGTTTTTGCAACTATCCTTCCTGTTTCAATTAATGGTTTATCTGCACCAATTGAAATATTCATATCGTTCATGGTGCCATCTTTATTTCTTCTCATCTATGAGCTATGTGATGAAATTCAGGCCCCCTTTAAGAATAACCCTAATAGTATCCCAATAGAAAATATTGCTCATAAAATACAGCTAAATATAGAGGATATGTGTCACAAGAAACTACTCAAGCATGAGTACCACGAACACAAGCATTATGTGATATAA
- a CDS encoding DMT family transporter yields the protein MQTKSWPIGATCILFAATTFAFQPVFAAVIYTTGANPAGLLWIRFIGAAACLLTVLQLQKKPMNKLCWPSICLGVIYAAIALCYFSAIQHASASLVVILLYLFPILVMILARFVFKEQLSKLKITALAIALIGVLFAVGLNPKGSLIGILFSLAAALGYALYILLSNHYLTNKDIMVSTTYIFIGAALTYTLAALVTSEVKLPQQTSGWLAIAGLIVFSTVLPIIALNLGNMIIGASDTAILSTLEPIVTIFLAVLILNEELNLYRVAGGFMVVAAVIMISREKLATTTSQLKDTFNS from the coding sequence ATGCAAACTAAGTCATGGCCAATAGGCGCCACATGTATTTTATTTGCGGCAACTACATTTGCTTTTCAGCCTGTATTTGCTGCTGTTATCTATACAACCGGTGCTAACCCAGCAGGACTGTTATGGATACGATTTATTGGTGCAGCTGCCTGCTTACTAACAGTGCTTCAGCTACAGAAAAAGCCGATGAATAAACTATGCTGGCCAAGTATATGTCTAGGTGTTATCTATGCTGCCATTGCACTATGTTACTTCTCAGCCATACAACATGCCTCCGCAAGCTTAGTGGTTATTCTACTATACTTGTTTCCTATTCTTGTTATGATATTAGCCAGATTTGTATTTAAAGAACAATTAAGCAAACTGAAAATAACCGCATTAGCTATCGCTCTTATTGGAGTGCTTTTCGCCGTTGGGTTAAACCCCAAAGGTAGCCTAATAGGTATTTTATTTAGCTTAGCTGCAGCACTTGGTTATGCTCTTTATATTTTATTATCAAACCATTATCTAACCAATAAAGATATTATGGTGAGTACGACTTACATTTTTATTGGTGCAGCATTAACCTATACGTTGGCAGCCTTAGTCACCAGTGAAGTGAAGCTACCCCAACAAACCAGTGGCTGGTTAGCAATCGCAGGATTGATTGTTTTTAGTACAGTTTTACCCATCATTGCACTTAACTTAGGCAATATGATTATTGGCGCTTCTGATACTGCAATTTTATCGACATTAGAACCGATAGTCACCATTTTCCTTGCAGTACTAATCTTAAATGAAGAGCTTAATCTATATAGAGTGGCCGGTGGCTTTATGGTGGTGGCAGCTGTGATTATGATTAGTCGGGAGAAACTGGCAACAACTACCAGCCAACTTAAGGATACATTCAATAGCTGA
- the can gene encoding carbonate dehydratase → MPEIKQLFANNTKWSESIKSEKPEYFAKLNQGQSPGFLWIGCSDSRVPAERLTGLHSGELFVHRNVANQVIHTDLNCLSVVQYAVDVLKVKHVIVCGHYGCGGVQASIENPKLGLINNWLLHIRDLYLKYRTSLESLPKDQWTNKLCEINVAAQVYNLGHSTIMQNAWERGQDIEIHGVVYGIGDGKLLDLGMSCSSRDTLEMNYQTAMEKIINSVAINKAL, encoded by the coding sequence ATGCCAGAAATTAAACAGCTTTTTGCAAATAACACAAAATGGTCTGAGTCAATCAAATCAGAGAAACCCGAATATTTTGCCAAATTAAATCAAGGGCAAAGCCCTGGTTTTTTATGGATTGGCTGTTCCGATAGCCGTGTACCGGCTGAACGTTTAACTGGACTGCATTCAGGAGAACTGTTTGTTCATCGCAACGTAGCCAATCAGGTTATTCATACCGATTTAAATTGCTTATCTGTGGTTCAATATGCTGTTGATGTACTCAAGGTGAAACACGTAATTGTTTGTGGTCATTACGGTTGTGGTGGTGTTCAGGCCTCTATTGAAAACCCAAAGCTTGGGCTAATCAACAACTGGTTGCTTCATATCCGCGACTTATATCTTAAATATCGTACAAGTCTTGAAAGCCTACCCAAAGACCAATGGACAAATAAACTCTGTGAAATCAATGTAGCAGCGCAGGTATATAACCTGGGTCACTCTACCATCATGCAAAATGCTTGGGAGCGTGGGCAGGACATAGAAATCCATGGGGTGGTTTATGGGATTGGTGATGGCAAGCTGCTTGACTTGGGGATGAGCTGTTCAAGTAGAGATACTTTAGAAATGAATTATCAAACAGCCATGGAAAAAATAATCAACTCAGTGGCAATAAATAAAGCCCTTTAG